A region from the Methylovorus glucosotrophus genome encodes:
- the infA gene encoding translation initiation factor IF-1, which yields MAKEELIEMSGVVAEILPDSRFLVTLENGHKLVAYTAGKMRKNNIRILAGDKVTLELSPYDVSKGRITFRHIENRGAFVPRRRTY from the coding sequence ATGGCAAAAGAAGAACTAATTGAAATGAGCGGCGTAGTCGCCGAAATCCTGCCGGATTCCCGTTTTCTGGTCACCCTGGAAAATGGTCACAAACTGGTGGCCTACACCGCCGGCAAGATGCGCAAGAACAATATCCGCATTCTGGCGGGCGACAAGGTGACGCTGGAACTGTCGCCTTATGACGTCAGCAAGGGCCGTATCACCTTCCGTCACATTGAAAACCGTGGTGCATTCGTGCCGCGCCGCCGTACTTATTAA
- a CDS encoding cold-shock protein, whose amino-acid sequence MATGIVKWFNDSKGFGFITPDDGGSDLFAHYSAIADTGYKSLKDNDRVSFEVIDGPKGKQASNIQKA is encoded by the coding sequence ATGGCAACAGGTATTGTGAAGTGGTTCAATGATTCTAAAGGCTTCGGCTTTATTACTCCCGATGACGGTGGCAGCGATCTGTTCGCGCACTACTCGGCAATTGCCGACACCGGCTATAAGAGCCTGAAAGACAACGATCGCGTTTCTTTCGAAGTCATCGATGGCCCTAAAGGCAAGCAAGCATCGAACATTCAAAAAGCCTAA
- a CDS encoding hemolysin family protein, whose translation MLTDVLLIIFAGLLVLLNGFFVAAEFGLVKLRATRVRAMAKTYGWRGRILTRVHGQLDAYLSACQLGITLASLGLGWVGEPAFAELLTPLLQAAGIESPRIVHLVAFSLAFFIISFLHIVVGELVPKSLAIRSAEKIGLWTAPALYGFYWVMYPAIWILNHSANLVLGVLGLQSATSHDSHYSADELKVILRSSRADDKFSRSEWRVLAQAIDFRELDVADVMRPFHEAVVLHEGDSLEANLQKIVQQRYSRYPYMETSGEVIGIIHLKDLFVAQHKGRLEDIEDLVRPIAMVSPELPATELFRRFQQGAPHFTVVGYEGSPPVGFVTLDNLLSALVGEIRDEFRQSLSEWTKLDDGSLLGKASLPIPTLERTLGIDIDSNAADSVGGLILWKLGDLPEEGQKIEFDQFSIVVKKMVGPRILLVRVYPKFDDELGLGG comes from the coding sequence ATGCTGACCGATGTATTACTGATAATTTTTGCCGGATTGCTGGTGTTGTTAAACGGATTTTTTGTGGCCGCAGAGTTCGGCCTCGTCAAACTCCGTGCAACCCGCGTGCGCGCCATGGCCAAGACCTACGGCTGGCGCGGCCGCATACTCACTCGCGTGCATGGGCAGCTGGATGCCTATCTCTCGGCGTGTCAGCTGGGCATCACCCTGGCCTCGCTGGGACTGGGCTGGGTAGGCGAACCAGCGTTTGCCGAGCTGCTTACGCCATTACTACAGGCAGCAGGCATTGAGAGCCCGCGCATTGTCCATCTGGTGGCATTCTCGCTGGCGTTCTTCATTATTTCCTTCCTGCATATCGTGGTGGGCGAGCTGGTGCCCAAATCACTGGCGATTCGCTCCGCTGAAAAGATTGGCCTGTGGACGGCACCTGCGCTGTATGGGTTTTACTGGGTCATGTACCCGGCAATCTGGATACTCAATCACAGTGCCAATCTGGTATTGGGTGTGCTGGGGCTGCAAAGCGCAACCTCCCACGACTCGCATTATTCGGCAGATGAGCTCAAGGTCATCCTGCGCAGCTCGCGTGCTGACGATAAATTCAGCCGTAGCGAGTGGCGCGTGCTGGCACAGGCTATCGACTTCCGTGAGCTGGATGTGGCGGATGTGATGCGCCCCTTCCACGAAGCCGTGGTCTTGCATGAGGGCGACAGCCTGGAAGCCAATCTGCAAAAAATCGTGCAGCAGCGCTACAGCCGCTATCCCTATATGGAAACCTCCGGTGAGGTCATCGGCATCATCCACCTGAAAGACCTGTTTGTAGCCCAGCACAAAGGCCGCCTGGAAGATATCGAAGACCTGGTAAGGCCGATTGCCATGGTGTCGCCCGAGCTGCCTGCGACGGAGCTTTTCAGGCGCTTTCAGCAGGGTGCGCCGCACTTTACCGTGGTGGGTTATGAGGGCAGCCCGCCGGTCGGCTTTGTCACGCTGGACAACCTGCTCAGTGCGCTGGTGGGCGAGATACGCGATGAATTCAGGCAATCGCTCAGCGAATGGACCAAACTGGATGATGGCTCGCTACTGGGCAAGGCCAGCCTGCCTATCCCCACGCTGGAGCGCACGCTGGGCATCGATATAGACTCCAACGCGGCCGATAGCGTCGGCGGACTTATCCTGTGGAAACTGGGGGATTTGCCCGAGGAAGGACAAAAGATCGAGTTCGACCAGTTCAGCATTGTCGTCAAGAAGATGGTGGGGCCGCGCATATTGCTGGTGCGGGTTTACCCAAAATTTGATGATGAGCTGGGGTTGGGTGGCTAA